In Cycloclasticus sp., a single genomic region encodes these proteins:
- a CDS encoding BphX family protein, giving the protein MQGLKRWMVCVGVFYILNLVLLWPSIWAPQMQGMYPGVNLYQDDTVFQLLLDAWLIVGLGLFAIGVVLIVGAKNPMRYYPALIPVVLITETIFGIWDIYSAMGHEELVIAMITLVIHVIIIVTGVWVWKKALALEATV; this is encoded by the coding sequence ATGCAAGGGTTAAAGAGATGGATGGTTTGTGTCGGTGTTTTTTACATATTGAATTTAGTTTTATTGTGGCCATCTATTTGGGCTCCTCAGATGCAGGGTATGTATCCGGGCGTTAATCTTTATCAAGATGATACTGTGTTTCAATTATTGTTAGATGCATGGCTGATTGTTGGCCTTGGCTTGTTTGCTATAGGCGTGGTTCTGATCGTAGGAGCTAAAAACCCTATGCGCTATTACCCAGCGCTAATCCCGGTGGTGCTGATAACGGAAACAATATTTGGTATTTGGGATATATACAGTGCGATGGGTCATGAGGAACTGGTCATCGCGATGATTACGCTTGTTATTCATGTCATCATCATTGTGACGGGCGTTTGGGTTTGGAAAAAAGCGTTAGCACTAGAAGCTACGGTATAA
- a CDS encoding heavy metal translocating P-type ATPase, whose translation MSDCCHGAKLASDAAYKDPVCGMSVTKDAKHHAQYNDQWYGFCCDGCLTKFSKDPEIYLSDKPRPEPDLIPGAKYICPMCPGIESDGPDICSKCGMALEPEAFVAPSTHTDYICPMHAEVVEESPGLCSICGMALEARTVVLEDENPELDDMSRRFKISLVFTLPLFIVAMSEMVVGDSLLQFASAKTLQWIQLLLAAPVVLWAGWPFFERAVQSVKSWNLNMFTLIGLGVTVAWFYSLVAVFAPSLFPETMLNEHAVVAVYFEAAAVIITLVLLGQVLELKARGQTNKAIHLLLGLSPNTARRVNAQGDEEDVPLEDVAVGDLLRVRPGEKVPVDGILIEGSSSIDESMVTGEPIPAEKLTGDTVVGGTVNGSGTFIFKAQKVGGETLLSQIIQMVSEAQRSRAPIQRVADVVASWFVPIVVAISIVTFFAWYFLAAEHALGLAVVNAVAVLIIACPCALGLATPMSIMVGMGRGASMGVLIKDAAVLETMEKVDVLVVDKTGTLTEGKPSVVNVETFGNFSKEDALVLAASLEKVSEHPLAEAVVRAAEGKTLFEVSDFSATPGKGVVGVVKQQTILLGNLRFLEEKKVDIARLKARQKAPESGGETALYMAVDGQASCVFLLKDEIKASTPDAIHRLHKSGIKVVMLTGDQQGAAEQVATQLGIDEYRAGVLPAEKAEFVKELQAAGNIVAMAGDGVNDAPALAQANVGIAMGNGSDIAIESTGVVLVKGDLQGIVRAQKLSAATMRNIRQNLVFAFLYNSLGVPVAAGVLYPLLGVLLSPMLAAAAMSLSSVSVIGNALRLRRAKL comes from the coding sequence GTGAGCGATTGTTGTCATGGGGCTAAGCTGGCAAGCGACGCCGCTTATAAAGACCCAGTCTGTGGGATGAGTGTTACCAAAGATGCTAAGCACCACGCGCAATACAACGATCAGTGGTATGGCTTTTGTTGTGATGGCTGTTTGACGAAATTTAGTAAAGATCCTGAAATCTATTTATCGGATAAACCACGCCCAGAACCAGACCTTATCCCCGGTGCTAAATATATTTGTCCTATGTGCCCGGGTATCGAAAGTGATGGGCCGGACATTTGCTCCAAGTGCGGCATGGCATTGGAGCCAGAAGCCTTTGTAGCCCCTTCTACACACACGGACTACATCTGTCCGATGCATGCTGAGGTGGTTGAAGAATCCCCCGGACTGTGCTCAATTTGCGGTATGGCTTTAGAAGCACGAACGGTTGTTTTGGAAGATGAAAATCCAGAATTAGATGACATGAGTCGGCGTTTTAAAATCAGCCTTGTCTTTACGCTGCCATTATTTATTGTCGCCATGTCGGAGATGGTTGTTGGTGATAGCTTGTTACAGTTTGCTTCAGCCAAAACCTTGCAGTGGATCCAGCTCTTGTTGGCAGCACCGGTTGTATTGTGGGCAGGTTGGCCATTTTTTGAACGTGCGGTGCAATCGGTTAAAAGCTGGAATTTGAACATGTTTACGCTGATTGGTTTGGGCGTCACGGTCGCGTGGTTCTACAGTTTAGTTGCCGTGTTTGCACCTAGCTTATTTCCCGAAACGATGTTAAATGAACACGCTGTTGTAGCGGTGTATTTTGAAGCGGCAGCGGTGATCATTACCTTAGTTTTACTTGGACAAGTGTTGGAGTTAAAAGCACGAGGGCAAACGAATAAGGCGATTCATTTATTGTTGGGTTTGTCGCCTAATACCGCGCGACGGGTTAATGCACAGGGTGATGAGGAAGATGTTCCGCTTGAGGACGTAGCTGTTGGGGATTTGCTGCGTGTGCGACCGGGTGAAAAAGTACCGGTGGATGGCATATTGATTGAAGGCAGTAGCTCAATCGATGAGTCGATGGTAACCGGTGAACCGATTCCTGCTGAAAAACTGACAGGTGATACAGTCGTTGGCGGTACGGTTAATGGTAGCGGCACGTTTATATTTAAAGCGCAAAAGGTCGGTGGCGAAACACTGCTGTCGCAAATTATTCAAATGGTTAGTGAAGCGCAACGCAGTCGTGCGCCGATTCAACGCGTAGCGGATGTGGTGGCGTCTTGGTTTGTGCCAATAGTCGTGGCTATTTCTATTGTCACTTTCTTTGCCTGGTATTTCTTGGCGGCCGAACACGCGCTAGGCTTGGCGGTTGTTAATGCGGTGGCGGTGCTGATTATTGCCTGCCCGTGTGCGTTAGGTTTGGCGACACCGATGTCGATTATGGTTGGAATGGGGCGTGGCGCAAGCATGGGTGTGTTGATTAAAGATGCGGCCGTGTTGGAAACAATGGAAAAAGTTGATGTTCTGGTGGTTGATAAAACGGGCACGTTAACAGAGGGTAAGCCCAGCGTGGTGAACGTTGAAACGTTTGGTAATTTCAGCAAAGAAGATGCATTAGTGTTAGCAGCCAGTTTGGAAAAAGTAAGCGAACACCCGTTGGCAGAAGCGGTGGTTCGTGCAGCAGAAGGAAAAACATTATTCGAAGTGAGTGATTTTTCAGCTACACCAGGTAAAGGTGTGGTGGGTGTAGTGAAGCAGCAAACAATATTGTTAGGTAACTTACGCTTTTTAGAAGAAAAGAAGGTTGATATTGCTCGCTTAAAAGCACGCCAAAAGGCACCTGAATCAGGCGGTGAAACAGCGCTTTATATGGCGGTTGACGGTCAAGCATCCTGTGTTTTCTTGCTAAAAGATGAAATTAAGGCATCGACACCTGATGCGATTCATCGCCTACATAAAAGTGGGATTAAAGTGGTGATGTTGACCGGCGATCAACAAGGTGCGGCGGAACAAGTCGCGACCCAACTGGGTATTGATGAATACAGGGCGGGTGTGTTGCCAGCAGAAAAAGCAGAGTTTGTTAAAGAACTGCAAGCAGCAGGAAATATTGTTGCAATGGCGGGTGATGGGGTAAACGACGCACCGGCTTTGGCGCAGGCAAATGTTGGTATTGCTATGGGTAATGGTTCTGATATTGCGATTGAAAGTACCGGCGTCGTGCTGGTAAAAGGTGATTTACAAGGTATTGTTAGAGCGCAAAAACTCAGTGCCGCAACGATGCGAAATATTCGCCAAAACTTAGTATTTGCCTTTCTTTATAATAGTTTGGGTGTGCCGGTAGCGGCGGGTGTGTTGTACCCATTGCTGGGCGTGTTGCTATCACCCATGTTGGCGGCGGCGGCGATGAGCTTAAGCTCGGTGTCGGTTATTGGTAATGCCTTGCGTTTAAGGCGTGCGAAGTTATAG
- the glnE gene encoding bifunctional [glutamate--ammonia ligase]-adenylyl-L-tyrosine phosphorylase/[glutamate--ammonia-ligase] adenylyltransferase, whose translation MHEINKNKLLQTIPTEFHEEVGAVLCELPLQLEDIPLNVGHYRIEQLARVLACSRFVQSQMKRFPEVAMKGLTGDISEFNQAALVGLMAEVVATAEEATVMRILRRYRNQTMAEIAWQDISGEELESILHQLSALADVLIQCAVAWSYQLYSGRFGIPRDELGKQQQLMVIGMGKLGANELNFSSDIDLIFCYPAAGETDGSRAISNEEFFTRMCRLIVKLLDQQTVDGFVFRVDTRLRPFGDSGALVLNSDAMEIYYQSHAREWERYAMVKARVITGCENDKAELQSMIKSFVFRRYLDYGVFDSIRVMKRQIESQLQQKGVKHNVKLGPGGIREIEFIGQAFQLIRGGRDKSLQERGILKVLELLAEKGQIPRLAAQQLTDDYRYLRRLENHIQEIDDKQTHDLPKDEINRARLALSMEFDCWEKLFEKTHQTMQRVHQHFESLVDFVSPNELDDGVDWLELDTDALDAFFKLKGVIVSDEVTRDILHFCQSYPVRQLQEKGRQYMSKLLPKLVDALLIDESHERTLSAFLKMLEKICNRVVYLVLLVENPAVFKQLTQLAILSPWIVTQVTRWPILLDELIDPQSLFYPPSKVELQADLNAILSSIEVDDIEGQMEALRLFKQVNVLRIAASDLTGVLPVMVVSDKLTDIAEVMTEKVLALSWQSVCARYGVPADASADVVSGFAVVGFGKMGGIELGFGSDLDLIFLHKDAATDELTVGDRPTSLSEFYMRLGRKIITFMATRTFSGELYEVDLRLRPNGQSGLLVTGESAFERYQKNNAWTWEHQALIRARFVAGSAEVAARFKLIRDQVLANPRDTDVLRNDVIEMREKMRASLLKAKEGCFDLKHGVGGIVDIEFIVQFGVLANASRHDALLKYTDNIRLLQELGKVGFLSSLQQQGLNDAYKAFREATHHASLAESSMMKNADLVEDHVRLVSSVWNEIILNS comes from the coding sequence ATGCATGAGATAAATAAAAATAAATTACTTCAGACGATCCCAACAGAGTTTCACGAAGAGGTCGGGGCTGTTTTGTGTGAATTGCCTTTACAGCTTGAGGATATCCCACTCAATGTGGGTCACTATCGGATAGAGCAATTGGCTCGCGTTCTTGCTTGTAGTCGTTTTGTGCAATCTCAGATGAAAAGGTTCCCTGAGGTTGCTATGAAGGGTCTAACGGGTGACATTAGTGAGTTTAACCAAGCAGCACTGGTTGGGTTGATGGCTGAGGTGGTGGCGACGGCTGAAGAAGCTACTGTGATGCGAATATTAAGGCGCTATCGCAATCAAACAATGGCAGAAATTGCTTGGCAAGATATATCAGGCGAAGAACTTGAGAGCATCTTGCATCAACTTTCAGCGTTGGCCGATGTCTTGATTCAATGTGCTGTTGCTTGGTCGTATCAACTCTATAGTGGGCGCTTTGGCATACCTCGTGACGAGCTGGGTAAACAGCAACAATTAATGGTTATCGGCATGGGTAAATTAGGCGCGAATGAGCTTAATTTTTCGTCGGATATTGATCTTATATTTTGCTACCCAGCGGCAGGCGAAACAGATGGTTCACGCGCGATTAGTAACGAAGAATTTTTTACGCGAATGTGCCGTCTTATTGTAAAGCTATTGGACCAGCAAACAGTGGATGGTTTTGTGTTTCGTGTGGACACACGATTGCGACCATTTGGCGATAGTGGTGCCTTGGTGTTAAACAGCGATGCGATGGAAATTTATTACCAAAGCCATGCGCGTGAATGGGAACGCTACGCGATGGTTAAGGCGCGCGTAATTACCGGGTGTGAAAACGATAAAGCAGAGCTTCAGTCGATGATTAAGTCATTCGTTTTTCGTCGCTATTTGGACTATGGGGTGTTTGACTCGATTCGTGTTATGAAGCGACAAATTGAATCGCAGTTACAGCAAAAAGGTGTCAAGCATAACGTTAAATTGGGCCCAGGAGGGATTCGAGAAATTGAGTTTATAGGCCAAGCTTTCCAACTTATTCGAGGAGGGCGTGATAAGTCACTTCAAGAGCGGGGTATTTTAAAAGTATTGGAGCTATTGGCTGAAAAAGGTCAAATACCAAGGTTAGCGGCACAGCAGTTGACCGACGATTATCGCTACTTACGCCGCTTAGAAAATCATATTCAAGAAATAGATGATAAACAAACGCACGACTTGCCAAAAGATGAGATAAATCGAGCGCGCTTGGCCTTGTCGATGGAGTTTGACTGCTGGGAAAAACTATTTGAAAAAACGCATCAAACGATGCAACGCGTGCACCAACATTTTGAAAGCCTAGTGGATTTTGTGTCACCAAATGAGTTGGATGACGGTGTTGACTGGTTAGAGCTTGATACGGACGCTCTAGATGCCTTCTTTAAATTGAAGGGTGTGATCGTTAGTGATGAGGTGACGCGAGATATTCTTCATTTTTGCCAAAGTTACCCAGTTCGACAATTACAAGAAAAAGGCCGGCAGTATATGAGCAAGCTTTTGCCCAAGTTGGTGGACGCCTTGTTAATTGATGAGTCACACGAAAGAACATTGTCCGCTTTTTTAAAGATGCTGGAGAAAATTTGTAATCGGGTGGTTTATTTGGTTTTGCTGGTTGAGAACCCTGCGGTTTTTAAGCAGTTGACTCAACTGGCCATCTTAAGCCCTTGGATTGTGACTCAAGTAACGCGCTGGCCTATTTTATTGGACGAACTGATTGACCCTCAAAGTTTATTTTATCCGCCGTCAAAAGTAGAGCTACAAGCAGATTTAAATGCCATTCTATCTTCGATAGAGGTTGATGATATAGAAGGCCAAATGGAGGCACTGCGGCTTTTTAAACAGGTCAATGTGTTACGTATAGCGGCCTCAGATTTAACGGGCGTTCTTCCGGTGATGGTGGTGAGCGATAAATTGACTGATATTGCGGAAGTGATGACTGAAAAAGTGCTGGCGTTGAGCTGGCAATCGGTTTGTGCGCGGTATGGGGTGCCTGCTGATGCTAGTGCAGATGTGGTGAGTGGTTTTGCGGTGGTTGGTTTTGGAAAAATGGGTGGTATTGAGTTGGGTTTTGGCTCGGATCTAGACCTCATATTTCTGCATAAAGACGCAGCAACCGATGAGCTAACCGTGGGTGATAGGCCAACGTCTTTAAGTGAGTTTTATATGCGTTTAGGCCGAAAAATTATTACGTTTATGGCCACTCGTACATTTTCTGGCGAGCTCTATGAAGTCGATTTACGCTTACGGCCTAATGGTCAATCTGGTTTACTTGTTACGGGCGAATCTGCCTTTGAGCGTTATCAAAAAAATAACGCCTGGACGTGGGAGCATCAAGCCTTAATCCGTGCGCGGTTTGTTGCTGGGAGTGCTGAGGTCGCGGCGCGGTTTAAGTTAATTCGTGACCAAGTATTAGCGAATCCCCGCGATACGGATGTCTTGCGAAATGATGTGATTGAGATGCGAGAAAAAATGCGTGCATCGTTATTAAAAGCCAAGGAAGGCTGTTTTGATTTAAAACATGGTGTTGGAGGTATTGTCGATATTGAGTTTATTGTACAATTCGGTGTATTGGCTAATGCTAGTCGACACGACGCACTATTGAAGTACACAGATAATATTCGTTTGCTGCAAGAGTTGGGAAAGGTTGGCTTTTTATCGAGCTTGCAACAGCAAGGGTTGAATGATGCTTACAAGGCTTTCCGTGAAGCCACCCATCATGCTTCGTTAGCCGAAAGTTCAATGATGAAGAATGCTGATTTAGTCGAGGATCACGTCAGGCTAGTTAGTTCAGTATGGAATGAAATAATTTTAAATAGCTAA
- a CDS encoding EAL domain-containing protein yields MADDSNKRLQEVINKQNKTIASLSKRVEILANADSVNTLKEQLGAKSVALEKANLAAEKTSVELENDKSFMRSTMNSLSTGIITTDLSGSIFYVNPAGRKILNLKKGASRHKTINEIFRIETNESILIDLIPTQKNLAPLRNQLAFFSNDRGLKCTFEWSRSFIINKAEEPIGLVFFFDDITHAHNLKQQLKHQATHDGLTGLYNRIEFDRRLTNLIGSSHNQNATHALIYIDLDQFKIVNDACGHQAGDELLRQLSSIMSRQVRGRDTLARIGGDEFAVLLEHCPQKVSLKIAQTLLRTIQDFRFTWQEKAFDVGASLGVLYFSLSGITSHNPLSLADVACYKAKELGRNRIHEVSFFANKTVNNEPLDEKEWVVEINNAITEKRLVLYQQTIAPIDLTSSEKANYEILIRILDTNGNLIPPGAFLPAAERFNIINSIDRYVIRTTFHWLAEHPDILAATKQCSINLSGPSLSDPGLPNFVSYCFEQYNIPFEKICFEITETSVIQHLNIAKKFMMELQDQGCIFALDDFGTGMSSFSYLKQLPVNKLKIDGTFVRDIAKDPIDLAMTRSINDIGHVMGMQTIAEFVEGPEILQLLKEIGVDYVQGYYIAKPEPIESLIKHLQ; encoded by the coding sequence GTGGCTGACGACTCAAACAAGCGTCTCCAAGAGGTCATTAACAAGCAAAATAAAACCATTGCTTCTCTATCTAAGCGCGTTGAAATACTTGCAAACGCCGATAGCGTTAATACACTTAAGGAGCAATTAGGCGCCAAATCTGTTGCGCTCGAAAAAGCCAACTTAGCGGCCGAGAAAACCAGTGTCGAACTGGAAAATGATAAAAGCTTCATGCGCTCCACCATGAATTCCTTGAGCACCGGCATCATTACCACCGACTTAAGCGGTTCAATTTTTTACGTTAACCCCGCTGGACGTAAAATACTAAATTTAAAAAAGGGGGCAAGCCGCCATAAAACCATCAATGAAATATTTAGAATAGAAACCAATGAGTCGATATTGATTGACCTTATACCAACTCAAAAAAATTTAGCCCCCCTTAGAAACCAGCTCGCCTTTTTCTCCAACGACCGCGGCCTTAAATGTACGTTTGAATGGAGCCGCTCCTTCATCATTAATAAAGCAGAAGAGCCGATCGGGTTGGTTTTTTTCTTTGACGATATTACTCACGCACACAATTTAAAACAGCAACTCAAACACCAAGCTACTCACGACGGCCTTACCGGTCTATATAACCGTATAGAGTTTGATCGACGACTCACCAACCTCATCGGCTCATCACACAATCAAAACGCAACGCATGCGCTTATCTACATCGACTTAGACCAATTCAAAATTGTCAACGATGCTTGCGGGCACCAAGCGGGAGATGAATTGTTGAGACAACTATCTTCCATTATGTCAAGGCAAGTGCGTGGCCGTGACACGCTGGCAAGAATCGGGGGTGATGAATTTGCGGTCCTGCTGGAACATTGCCCACAAAAAGTCAGCCTAAAGATCGCCCAAACCTTATTACGCACCATCCAAGATTTCCGCTTTACTTGGCAAGAAAAAGCCTTTGATGTTGGTGCAAGCTTGGGCGTTTTATACTTCTCATTATCCGGCATTACTTCCCATAACCCTCTTAGCCTCGCTGATGTCGCCTGCTATAAAGCAAAAGAGCTTGGGCGCAATCGCATACACGAAGTGAGCTTCTTCGCCAACAAGACGGTCAATAATGAGCCACTTGATGAAAAGGAATGGGTGGTTGAAATTAATAATGCCATCACTGAAAAGCGTCTCGTTTTGTACCAACAAACCATCGCACCCATCGACCTAACATCTTCAGAGAAGGCCAATTATGAAATTTTAATCCGTATCCTCGATACCAACGGCAACCTTATCCCGCCGGGTGCATTTTTACCGGCTGCTGAGCGCTTCAACATTATCAACTCAATTGACCGTTACGTTATTAGGACAACATTCCACTGGCTTGCAGAGCACCCCGATATCCTTGCTGCTACCAAACAATGCTCTATTAATTTGTCTGGGCCCTCGCTGTCCGACCCAGGTTTACCTAATTTTGTCAGCTATTGCTTTGAGCAATACAACATTCCTTTTGAAAAGATCTGTTTTGAAATCACTGAGACATCGGTCATTCAACACCTTAATATTGCTAAGAAGTTCATGATGGAATTACAAGATCAAGGCTGCATCTTCGCACTAGATGATTTTGGAACAGGCATGTCATCTTTCTCGTACCTTAAACAACTGCCCGTTAATAAGCTCAAAATTGACGGAACATTTGTCCGCGACATAGCAAAAGACCCTATTGATTTAGCCATGACCCGTTCGATTAATGATATTGGCCACGTTATGGGCATGCAAACCATCGCTGAATTTGTTGAAGGGCCTGAAATACTTCAACTACTTAAAGAAATTGGCGTTGATTATGTTCAAGGCTATTACATTGCAAAACCAGAACCCATTGAGTCCCTTATTAAACACCTACAATAA
- a CDS encoding branched-chain amino acid transaminase, producing the protein MGMDDRDGVIWLDGEWVDWREAKVHVLTHTLHYGMGVFEGTRAYETPEGTAIFRLQDHTDRLFRSAHILNMKIPFDKDTLNQVQREAVSKNKLKSAYLRPMCFYGSEGMGIRADSLKVHVMVAAWEWGKYLGEDGIEKGIRIRTSSYTRNHVNSVMCKAKANGNYMNSILALQEAISCGYDEAMLLDHEGYVAEGSGENIFLVRNGKLITPDLTSALEGITRETIFQLAEECGLQVVEKRITRDEVYVADEAFFTGTAAEVTPIREVDDRTIGNGGRGPITERLQTLYFDAVQGRSPEHNDWLTLV; encoded by the coding sequence ATGGGAATGGATGACAGAGATGGCGTCATCTGGTTGGATGGTGAGTGGGTAGATTGGCGTGAAGCCAAGGTCCACGTGCTAACGCATACCTTGCATTATGGCATGGGTGTGTTTGAAGGCACGCGTGCTTATGAAACGCCTGAAGGTACAGCTATTTTTAGATTGCAAGATCATACAGACCGTTTGTTCCGTTCGGCTCATATTTTGAATATGAAAATCCCGTTCGATAAGGACACGCTAAACCAAGTTCAACGCGAGGCTGTTTCTAAAAATAAGTTAAAGTCTGCTTATCTGCGCCCTATGTGTTTTTACGGTTCAGAAGGCATGGGTATTCGTGCTGATAGCTTAAAAGTTCACGTCATGGTGGCTGCTTGGGAGTGGGGAAAATACCTCGGCGAAGACGGGATTGAAAAAGGCATCAGGATTCGTACGTCTTCATATACTCGTAATCACGTTAATAGTGTGATGTGTAAAGCCAAGGCGAATGGTAACTACATGAACTCAATCCTAGCGCTACAAGAGGCCATCTCTTGTGGTTATGACGAAGCGATGTTGCTCGATCATGAGGGCTATGTGGCAGAGGGTAGTGGCGAAAATATCTTTCTTGTGCGTAACGGTAAACTGATTACGCCTGACTTAACATCAGCACTTGAAGGCATTACCCGCGAAACTATTTTCCAACTGGCTGAAGAATGCGGTTTGCAAGTAGTAGAAAAGAGAATCACGCGTGATGAAGTATACGTTGCAGATGAAGCTTTTTTTACCGGCACAGCAGCAGAAGTCACGCCCATTCGCGAAGTGGATGACCGTACGATTGGTAATGGTGGCAGAGGCCCTATTACTGAGCGTTTACAAACACTGTATTTTGATGCAGTTCAAGGTCGTTCGCCAGAGCATAACGACTGGTTAACACTGGTCTAA
- the gstA gene encoding glutathione transferase GstA — MKLYYSPASCSLSPHIVVCETSLPVELVKVDLQSHTLENGDDYLDINPYGYVPALELDNGEFLYEGPAIIQYLAELAPEKNLLPAAATFERAKVQQWLNFLSAELHKTLGPLFNPAIPDEVKGTFIEGYSNRLDQLTKILGDNDYLLGDEYSLADVYLFVILSWHPFFDFDASPWPTLKAFQDRIGARPAVQQALKEEGLA; from the coding sequence ATGAAATTATATTATTCTCCAGCTTCGTGCTCTTTATCACCACATATTGTCGTTTGCGAAACATCTCTACCTGTCGAGTTAGTTAAAGTAGATTTACAATCACATACACTTGAAAATGGCGACGACTACCTAGACATTAACCCGTATGGTTACGTACCAGCACTTGAGCTTGATAACGGTGAGTTTTTGTACGAAGGCCCTGCGATTATTCAGTATTTAGCTGAATTAGCGCCTGAAAAGAACCTACTACCTGCGGCGGCTACATTTGAGCGCGCCAAAGTGCAGCAGTGGTTAAACTTCCTATCAGCTGAACTACACAAGACTCTAGGCCCGCTTTTCAACCCAGCAATACCGGATGAAGTAAAAGGCACCTTTATTGAAGGTTACAGCAACCGTTTAGACCAATTAACAAAGATACTCGGCGATAACGATTACCTACTGGGTGACGAATACTCATTAGCCGATGTTTATTTATTTGTTATTTTAAGTTGGCACCCATTCTTTGACTTTGACGCATCACCTTGGCCAACATTGAAAGCTTTCCAAGATCGTATTGGTGCTCGTCCAGCTGTCCAGCAAGCATTAAAAGAAGAAGGTTTAGCTTAA